One window from the genome of Streptomyces sp. WZ-12 encodes:
- a CDS encoding carbonic anhydrase, whose product MKAFLDNARSFPHRVAQRGWNLGNFAHGQRPLALFITCSDSRVVPTLFTGARPGELFELRVAGNIVPRYRPQAASGIAATLEYAVTALHVPDIVVCSHSHCGAVQGLMHPRQLTFMPLLAKWLDLAGHGTRAASELPMARQAARASRTGRTDPDTMAQLHTLIQLGNIRSYPFVARRITAGKLRLHGWFYAVETGQVYVERPGSCRFQPL is encoded by the coding sequence ATGAAAGCATTCCTGGACAACGCCCGAAGTTTTCCGCACCGGGTCGCCCAACGGGGTTGGAATCTCGGGAACTTCGCTCATGGGCAGCGGCCGTTGGCCCTGTTCATCACGTGTTCGGACTCCCGGGTGGTCCCCACCCTGTTCACCGGAGCCCGGCCCGGCGAGCTCTTCGAATTACGCGTGGCGGGCAACATCGTCCCCCGCTACCGGCCGCAGGCGGCCAGTGGCATCGCCGCGACGCTGGAGTACGCGGTCACCGCGCTCCACGTACCGGACATCGTCGTGTGCAGCCACTCGCACTGCGGAGCGGTACAGGGGTTGATGCACCCGCGCCAACTGACGTTCATGCCGCTGTTGGCGAAGTGGCTCGACCTGGCCGGCCATGGGACGCGCGCGGCCAGCGAGCTGCCCATGGCCCGCCAGGCGGCCCGGGCGTCCCGCACGGGCCGGACGGATCCCGACACCATGGCCCAACTCCACACGCTGATACAGCTGGGGAACATACGCTCCTACCCCTTCGTCGCCAGGCGGATCACCGCGGGGAAGCTGCGGTTGCACGGCTGGTTCTACGCGGTGGAGACGGGTCAGGTCTATGTCGAGCGTCCGGGCAGTTGTCGCTTCCAACCCCTGTGA
- a CDS encoding NUDIX hydrolase — protein MSFRLAAYAVCVEGGRVLLARHVSAVTGSTWTLPGGRVEHGEDPFDAVIREVAEETGGEAVVERLLGVDSRVIPAAERAVPGGAEHQNVGVFYRVRLVGGRLRPEPNGEIVESVWTPLSEVVVRHRSSLVDVGLELARTLPATGHVAAVPVGGLVRH, from the coding sequence ATGAGTTTCCGGCTGGCGGCGTATGCCGTGTGCGTTGAGGGCGGGCGGGTGTTGCTCGCTCGTCATGTGTCGGCGGTGACCGGTTCCACGTGGACCCTTCCCGGTGGTCGGGTCGAGCACGGGGAGGATCCGTTCGACGCCGTGATCCGGGAGGTGGCGGAGGAGACCGGTGGTGAGGCCGTGGTGGAACGGCTGTTGGGCGTGGATTCGAGGGTGATTCCCGCGGCCGAGCGTGCCGTGCCCGGTGGGGCGGAGCACCAGAACGTCGGCGTCTTCTACCGGGTGCGCCTCGTGGGCGGCCGGCTGCGGCCGGAGCCGAACGGGGAGATCGTCGAGTCGGTGTGGACCCCGCTTTCCGAGGTGGTCGTCCGGCATCGGTCGTCGCTGGTGGACGTCGGCCTGGAGCTGGCACGGACGCTGCCGGCGACGGGGCATGTCGCTGCCGTTCCGGTGGGCGGCCTGGTCAGGCACTGA
- a CDS encoding WD40 domain-containing protein: MVTDGELLGRTRDLDFFISYSPADEQWASWIAWTLEEAGYRTVIQAWDFVAGTNFIDFMDRGVSESVAVIAVLSGHYGRSTYGRMEWQAALRAEPEEPERKLLTVRVEDTPIEGLLATITYVDLVGVADPATARTLLLTRVGQAVEGHARPGHHPGYPGAETATGPRQLPRPAAPVDDRQRPLGRTGWSGRRRPARAPRYPQAPCVARDQGALTVLHLAGPDFGRGREPEALRREIRGDLVELKDAGAPAPDLLVVTGDLTASGSPRECDQALSFLTGLRSQLDLPPQRVIVVPGNQDVSQAACRGYFHTCEADEIPPQPPYWPKWRHYTRLFRGLYEGLDTVFDSDQPWTLFPVPELHTVVAGFNSSIAASHRPDDQYGFLGRDQAAWFAEALRGYEEEGWLRIGALRHPLTARRRPQDAPGGPGTLRDVDTFTRLAAPRLHFVLHGPSGGPRTTGTEPALDHLPLQNGTLPLYGSAAPAGFELLRVTADGITRWTGDGGTEPAVFPLTWHGAGRIFTPPGEPADPPAATPPADNRTVDAPADSLTERVKEVCRARQEGVRLRDVPRTDPDDLAQIMVTWSDEGVVRQQRIAVHPGTPTDDELDRFLAQAHATDTGSEAELIHDGPPPEPSLRERAGRRGIRVRSFLEFQGLLDLRAYVTAQTARLSNDDRYAPDLYLPQRYRDAERPDADERDHLVEAMLQLLETDHGRFLLLLGDFGHGKTFALRELARRIPERLPHLTPLLIPLHTLDRAHSLEGLVAAHLAGHDVDTIDLRALRYMLGQGRVVLLFDGFDELVNRVSYDRAADHLQVLLNAVVDNAKIVVSSRTQHFKSQDQILTALGERIGLLPQRRILAVEGFVPEQIRAYLVNRYGDEETAARRFELLSNIPDLLALCANPRLLSFVADLDPDQLRAVAGAGRALSPARLYEDVFTSWLAHEERRGQGGPGAAPGLTLDHLWAAVTALARRLWETGRSGLHLDELTDTVATALTGLAGTTLTTQESAQAIGAGSLLIRTDEGLFQFIHGSVVEWLIAREAADRLADGDTSLLAARQLSALAVEFFCDLADHDLNTAWVRTVLNAPGPGVSDAARANAVRVIDRLRVPAGADLRAARLSGDDLSGRDFSGVDLTGADLTDTRLIGANLSGAVLRDARLNDARLDHADLSGADLTGADLRGARLTRADLRGARLTRSRWHRAALIEPLIDAEVRAAPELRTAALAPGMPVEVGFRPAAVGVPYGFDMRTSRLPEPLSYSPGGELLAVGSEDGGVLVCAADTGLALRTLHGHEGRVYAVKFRSRVLATGGADGTVRLWDPVSGRQLHRLDVHPGGVWPVSLDEAGTLVATGDADGLVTLWDAATGEALRQLPGHTAPIYTAVFSPDGRTLVTGDAAANLRVWDAGTGECTGSLDGHENAVFRARFSPDGTLLATGDHGADGHGTVRVWRVADQRLLHSFTGHTGRVYTLDFHPEGTLLVSGDTDGQVRLWDPVVGAPAGALERCSGAVYQVMFGNGGRLLAACDSDGTVRLWRVALSGGHRTISLLRQQPIEHRGSAWACRFRPHGSQLVTVGNDGGAQIWDADTAQGQRILRGHGRRVNTVAFSADGTRLATSGNDGIVRLWDARTGRRTAELTGRGDRLVSATFSPAGPILGTASNDGDIYLWNAATGEYLREIDVETDHTWAEAFSPDGTLLATANDDDSVRLWWRATGAHVAALSEHRGRVRSIAFSGDGTALATGCDDGRVRLWDKESAALTAELDGHGDRVYAVAFGSDDDWLASASWDGTAIIWRDGAPRHVLTGHHGRLWAAAAHPRLPLLATAGDDRVICLWDARTGTRTARLTTRLTGHTGRIFSLAFSPDGTRLASGGEDGMVRLWNLPTTDAPPTPHATLIGVPGGWAALTPEGGYKYEGEVAGEFWHVVGMARFTPGELDDYLPGVQRIPLDEEL, encoded by the coding sequence ATGGTGACTGACGGGGAACTGCTGGGCCGGACGCGGGACTTGGACTTCTTCATCAGCTATTCGCCCGCCGACGAACAATGGGCGTCCTGGATCGCCTGGACCCTGGAGGAAGCCGGGTACCGCACCGTCATCCAGGCATGGGACTTCGTCGCCGGCACCAACTTCATCGACTTCATGGACCGCGGCGTCAGCGAATCCGTCGCCGTCATCGCCGTCCTCTCCGGCCACTACGGCCGCTCCACCTACGGCCGCATGGAATGGCAGGCCGCACTCCGCGCCGAACCGGAGGAGCCCGAGCGCAAGCTGCTCACCGTCCGCGTCGAGGACACCCCCATCGAGGGCCTGCTCGCCACCATCACCTACGTCGACCTCGTCGGCGTCGCCGACCCCGCGACCGCCCGCACCCTGCTGCTCACCCGCGTCGGCCAGGCCGTCGAGGGCCACGCCCGCCCCGGCCACCACCCCGGCTACCCCGGCGCCGAAACCGCCACCGGCCCCCGCCAACTACCCCGGCCCGCCGCCCCCGTTGACGACCGGCAGCGCCCGCTCGGCCGCACCGGCTGGTCCGGCCGCCGCCGCCCCGCCCGCGCGCCCCGCTACCCACAGGCCCCCTGCGTGGCCCGCGACCAGGGCGCCCTGACCGTCCTGCACCTCGCCGGACCCGACTTCGGCCGCGGCCGCGAACCGGAAGCGCTGCGCCGGGAGATCCGCGGCGACCTCGTCGAGCTGAAGGACGCCGGCGCCCCCGCGCCCGACCTCCTCGTCGTCACCGGCGACCTCACCGCCTCCGGCAGCCCCCGCGAATGCGACCAGGCCCTCAGCTTCCTCACCGGCCTGCGCTCCCAACTCGACCTGCCGCCCCAGCGCGTCATCGTCGTCCCCGGGAACCAAGACGTCAGCCAGGCCGCCTGCCGCGGCTACTTCCACACCTGCGAGGCCGACGAGATCCCGCCGCAGCCCCCGTACTGGCCCAAGTGGCGCCACTACACCCGCCTCTTCCGCGGCCTCTACGAGGGCTTGGACACCGTCTTCGACAGCGACCAGCCCTGGACCCTCTTCCCGGTGCCCGAACTCCACACCGTCGTCGCCGGGTTCAACTCCTCCATCGCCGCCAGTCACCGCCCCGACGACCAGTACGGCTTCCTCGGCCGCGACCAGGCCGCCTGGTTCGCCGAGGCGCTGCGCGGCTACGAGGAGGAGGGCTGGCTGCGCATCGGCGCGCTCCGCCACCCGCTCACCGCCCGCCGCCGCCCCCAGGACGCCCCCGGCGGCCCCGGCACGCTCCGCGACGTCGACACCTTCACCCGACTCGCCGCGCCCCGCCTCCACTTCGTCCTGCACGGCCCCAGCGGCGGCCCCCGCACCACCGGCACCGAGCCGGCCCTCGACCACCTCCCGCTCCAGAACGGCACCCTGCCGCTCTACGGTTCGGCCGCCCCCGCCGGCTTCGAGCTGCTGCGCGTCACCGCCGACGGCATCACCCGCTGGACCGGCGACGGCGGCACCGAACCGGCCGTCTTCCCCCTCACCTGGCACGGCGCCGGCCGGATCTTCACCCCGCCCGGCGAGCCCGCGGACCCGCCCGCCGCCACCCCGCCCGCCGACAACCGCACCGTCGACGCGCCCGCAGACTCCCTCACCGAACGCGTCAAGGAGGTCTGCCGCGCCCGCCAGGAAGGCGTCCGCCTCCGCGACGTCCCCCGCACCGACCCCGACGACCTCGCCCAGATCATGGTCACCTGGAGCGACGAGGGCGTCGTCCGCCAACAGCGCATCGCCGTCCACCCCGGCACCCCCACCGACGACGAACTCGACCGCTTCCTCGCCCAGGCCCACGCCACCGACACCGGCTCCGAGGCCGAACTGATCCACGACGGCCCGCCCCCCGAGCCATCCCTGCGCGAACGCGCCGGACGCCGCGGCATCCGCGTCCGCAGCTTCCTGGAGTTCCAGGGCCTCCTCGACCTGCGCGCCTACGTCACCGCCCAGACCGCCCGGCTCAGCAACGACGACCGCTACGCCCCCGACCTCTACCTCCCGCAGCGCTACCGCGACGCCGAACGCCCCGACGCCGACGAGCGCGACCACCTCGTCGAGGCCATGCTCCAACTCCTGGAGACCGACCACGGCCGCTTCCTGCTGCTCCTCGGCGACTTCGGACATGGCAAGACCTTCGCCCTGCGCGAGCTGGCCCGCCGCATCCCCGAACGCCTCCCGCACCTCACCCCGTTGCTCATCCCGCTGCACACCCTCGACCGCGCCCACAGCCTCGAAGGGCTCGTCGCCGCCCACCTCGCCGGCCACGACGTCGACACCATCGACCTGCGCGCGCTGCGCTACATGCTCGGCCAGGGCCGCGTCGTCCTGCTCTTCGACGGCTTCGACGAACTCGTCAACCGCGTCAGCTACGACCGCGCCGCCGACCACCTCCAGGTCCTCCTCAACGCCGTCGTCGACAACGCCAAGATCGTGGTCAGCAGCCGTACCCAGCACTTCAAGTCCCAGGACCAGATCCTCACCGCCCTCGGCGAACGCATCGGCCTGCTCCCGCAGCGCCGCATCCTCGCCGTCGAGGGCTTCGTCCCCGAACAGATCCGCGCCTACCTCGTCAACCGCTACGGCGACGAGGAGACCGCCGCCCGCCGCTTCGAACTCCTCAGCAACATCCCCGACCTGCTCGCCCTGTGCGCCAACCCCCGCCTGCTCAGCTTCGTCGCCGACCTCGACCCCGACCAACTGCGCGCCGTCGCCGGCGCCGGCCGCGCGCTGAGCCCCGCCCGGCTCTACGAGGACGTCTTCACCTCCTGGCTCGCCCACGAGGAACGCCGCGGTCAGGGCGGCCCCGGCGCCGCCCCCGGCCTCACCCTCGACCACCTCTGGGCCGCCGTCACCGCGCTGGCCCGCCGGCTGTGGGAGACCGGCCGCAGCGGCCTGCACCTCGACGAACTCACCGACACCGTCGCCACCGCCCTCACCGGACTCGCCGGCACCACCCTCACCACCCAGGAGAGCGCCCAAGCCATCGGCGCCGGCAGCCTGTTGATCCGCACCGACGAGGGCCTGTTCCAGTTCATCCACGGCTCCGTCGTCGAATGGCTCATCGCCCGCGAGGCCGCCGACCGCCTCGCCGACGGCGACACCAGCCTGCTCGCCGCCCGCCAACTGAGCGCCCTCGCCGTCGAGTTCTTCTGCGACCTCGCCGACCACGACCTGAACACCGCCTGGGTCCGCACCGTCCTCAACGCCCCCGGGCCCGGCGTCAGCGACGCCGCCCGCGCCAACGCCGTCCGCGTCATCGACCGGCTCCGCGTCCCCGCCGGCGCCGACCTGCGCGCCGCCCGCCTCTCCGGCGACGACCTCTCCGGACGCGACTTCTCCGGCGTCGACCTCACCGGCGCCGACCTCACCGACACCCGCCTCATCGGCGCCAACCTCTCCGGCGCCGTGCTCCGCGACGCCCGCCTCAACGACGCCCGCCTCGACCACGCCGACCTCTCCGGTGCCGACCTCACCGGCGCCGACCTGCGCGGCGCCCGCCTCACCCGCGCCGACCTGCGCGGCGCCCGGTTGACCCGCAGCCGCTGGCACCGCGCCGCGCTCATCGAACCGCTCATCGACGCCGAGGTCCGCGCCGCCCCCGAACTCCGCACCGCAGCCCTCGCCCCCGGCATGCCCGTCGAGGTCGGCTTCCGCCCCGCCGCCGTCGGCGTCCCCTACGGCTTCGACATGCGCACCAGCAGACTGCCCGAACCCCTCTCGTACAGCCCCGGGGGCGAACTCCTCGCCGTCGGCAGCGAGGACGGCGGCGTGCTGGTCTGCGCCGCCGACACCGGCCTCGCCCTGCGCACCCTGCACGGCCACGAAGGCCGCGTCTACGCCGTGAAGTTCCGCTCCCGGGTGCTGGCCACCGGCGGCGCCGACGGCACCGTCCGCCTGTGGGACCCGGTCTCCGGACGCCAACTGCACCGCCTGGACGTCCACCCCGGCGGCGTCTGGCCGGTCTCCCTCGACGAGGCCGGGACCCTCGTCGCCACCGGCGACGCCGACGGCCTGGTCACCCTCTGGGACGCCGCCACCGGTGAGGCGCTGCGCCAACTCCCCGGCCACACCGCCCCCATCTACACCGCGGTCTTCAGCCCCGACGGGCGGACCCTCGTCACCGGCGACGCCGCCGCCAACCTCCGCGTCTGGGACGCCGGCACCGGAGAGTGCACCGGCAGCCTCGACGGCCACGAAAACGCCGTGTTCCGCGCCCGGTTCAGCCCCGACGGCACCCTCCTGGCCACCGGCGACCACGGCGCCGACGGCCACGGCACGGTCCGCGTCTGGCGCGTCGCCGACCAACGCCTGCTGCACTCCTTCACCGGCCACACCGGCCGCGTCTACACCCTCGACTTCCACCCCGAGGGCACCCTCCTCGTCAGCGGCGACACCGACGGCCAAGTACGGCTGTGGGACCCCGTCGTCGGCGCCCCCGCCGGAGCCCTGGAGCGCTGCTCCGGCGCCGTCTACCAGGTGATGTTCGGCAACGGCGGACGCCTCCTGGCCGCCTGCGACAGCGACGGCACCGTCCGCCTGTGGCGCGTCGCCCTCTCCGGCGGCCACCGCACCATCAGCCTGCTGCGTCAACAACCCATCGAACACCGCGGCTCCGCCTGGGCCTGCCGCTTCCGCCCGCACGGCAGCCAACTCGTCACCGTCGGCAACGACGGCGGCGCCCAGATCTGGGACGCCGACACCGCCCAGGGCCAGCGCATCCTGCGCGGCCACGGCCGCCGGGTCAACACCGTCGCCTTCAGCGCCGACGGCACCCGCCTGGCCACCAGCGGCAACGACGGCATCGTCCGGCTCTGGGACGCCCGCACCGGCCGCCGCACCGCCGAACTCACCGGCCGCGGCGACCGGTTGGTCTCCGCCACCTTCAGCCCCGCCGGCCCGATCCTCGGCACCGCCAGCAACGACGGCGACATCTACCTCTGGAACGCCGCAACGGGCGAGTACCTCCGCGAGATCGACGTGGAGACCGACCACACCTGGGCCGAGGCGTTCAGCCCCGACGGCACCCTGCTCGCCACCGCCAACGACGACGACTCCGTCCGCCTGTGGTGGCGCGCCACCGGCGCCCATGTCGCCGCCCTCTCCGAACACCGGGGCCGGGTACGCTCCATCGCCTTCTCCGGCGACGGCACCGCCCTCGCCACCGGCTGCGACGACGGCCGGGTCCGCCTCTGGGACAAGGAGAGCGCCGCCCTGACGGCCGAACTCGACGGCCACGGCGACCGCGTCTACGCCGTTGCCTTCGGCTCCGACGACGACTGGCTGGCCAGCGCCTCCTGGGACGGCACCGCCATCATCTGGCGCGACGGCGCCCCCCGCCACGTCCTGACCGGACACCACGGCCGCCTCTGGGCGGCCGCCGCTCACCCCCGGCTGCCGCTGCTCGCCACCGCCGGCGACGACCGCGTCATCTGCCTCTGGGACGCCCGCACCGGCACCCGCACCGCCCGCCTGACCACCCGCCTCACCGGCCACACCGGACGCATCTTCTCCCTCGCCTTCAGCCCCGACGGCACCCGTCTGGCCAGCGGCGGCGAGGACGGCATGGTCCGCCTGTGGAACCTCCCCACAACGGACGCCCCGCCCACCCCCCACGCCACCCTCATCGGCGTCCCCGGCGGCTGGGCGGCGCTCACCCCCGAGGGCGGCTACAAGTACGAGGGCGAGGTGGCCGGCGAGTTCTGGCACGTCGTCGGCATGGCCCGCTTCACCCCCGGCGAACTGGACGACTACCTCCCGGGCGTCCAACGCATCCCGCTCGACGAGGAGTTGTGA
- a CDS encoding SLC13 family permease, producing the protein MRFLKRLHPLDWLAAGLLVCGLVCVATGLLPTARAGEAMARIGPLLVFLATVIVMAELTGRAEVFDAVASWVARTGKGSYARLFGLCVLFASATTIALNLDTTAVLLTPVMLALAGRVGIASVPLAMTTVWLANTASLLLPVSNLTNLLASNRVGLSPTEMAATMGLPQLAAIAVTMGCLWGFYWRRGRRGADAYVPPERRAPVDPVLFRVCAVACAGFLVAILVADVPLWSASLTTMVIVVVAFAVRRPAELRLSLVPWRLLVLVPGMFLVVETVDAHGLHALLTAAIGSDGGVGGMLRSAGVGAGLSNVLNNLPVYMAGEAAVPVGNHHQLLALLIGTNVGPLVTPWASLATLLWFERCRGQGTVIPLRRFMGTGFVLAVSATLAATLALAVS; encoded by the coding sequence GTGCGATTTCTCAAGCGTCTGCATCCTCTGGACTGGCTCGCCGCCGGACTGCTCGTCTGCGGCCTGGTGTGTGTGGCCACGGGGCTGCTGCCGACCGCGCGCGCCGGGGAGGCGATGGCGCGCATCGGGCCGCTGCTGGTCTTCCTGGCCACGGTCATCGTGATGGCCGAGTTGACCGGCCGGGCCGAGGTGTTCGACGCGGTGGCGTCCTGGGTGGCCCGGACCGGGAAGGGGAGCTATGCGCGGCTGTTCGGGCTGTGTGTGCTCTTCGCGTCGGCCACCACCATCGCGCTGAATCTGGACACCACGGCGGTGCTGCTGACGCCGGTGATGCTGGCGCTGGCCGGGCGGGTGGGCATCGCGTCGGTGCCGCTGGCGATGACGACGGTCTGGCTCGCCAACACCGCGAGTCTGCTGCTGCCGGTCTCGAACCTGACGAACCTGTTGGCGTCGAACCGGGTCGGCCTCTCCCCCACCGAGATGGCCGCCACGATGGGTCTGCCCCAACTGGCCGCCATCGCCGTGACGATGGGGTGTCTGTGGGGCTTCTACTGGCGGCGCGGCCGGCGGGGTGCCGACGCGTATGTGCCGCCCGAGCGGCGGGCGCCGGTCGATCCGGTGCTGTTCCGGGTGTGCGCGGTGGCGTGTGCGGGTTTCCTGGTGGCGATCCTCGTCGCGGACGTGCCGCTGTGGTCGGCGTCGCTGACCACGATGGTGATCGTGGTGGTCGCGTTCGCGGTGCGGCGCCCGGCGGAGCTGCGGTTGTCGCTGGTGCCGTGGCGGCTGCTGGTGCTGGTGCCGGGGATGTTCCTGGTCGTCGAGACGGTGGACGCGCACGGGCTGCACGCGCTGCTGACCGCGGCGATCGGGTCGGACGGCGGGGTCGGCGGGATGCTGCGCTCGGCGGGGGTGGGCGCGGGGCTGTCCAACGTCCTCAACAACCTGCCGGTGTACATGGCGGGCGAGGCGGCGGTGCCGGTCGGCAATCATCACCAGTTGCTGGCGCTGCTGATCGGCACCAACGTCGGCCCGCTGGTGACGCCGTGGGCGTCGCTGGCGACGCTGCTGTGGTTCGAGCGGTGCCGCGGCCAGGGCACGGTGATCCCGCTGCGGCGCTTCATGGGGACGGGGTTCGTGCTGGCCGTGTCGGCGACGCTGGCGGCGACGCTGGCGCTGGCGGTGAGCTGA
- a CDS encoding inositol monophosphatase family protein, whose protein sequence is MPSSASDRDAAPYAGETRVAVAAAEEAGALLRCRFGAARTVRVKDAEGDVLMDLDLAAEKLILARLQTHYPHDRILSEEAGLLDAVGRRTWLVDPLDGSNNVAIGLTAYAVGIGLCVDGAPVVGVVHEPVTGSTWRAVRGQGASCGVDRLPGPPGAMPRSGPVVAWTQGHAVGRADPVAAGLRGQLECRTRRTLQLWAPLLGWSMLARGAIDGFVGYRAEGIDFPAGALLATETGVEFRTLTGDPFTVSSTGPDTDRSFVAARGDTLTYLLDVVARARTS, encoded by the coding sequence ATGCCGAGCAGCGCGAGTGACCGGGACGCCGCACCGTACGCCGGCGAGACGCGGGTGGCCGTCGCCGCGGCCGAGGAGGCAGGGGCCCTGCTGCGCTGCCGCTTCGGCGCGGCGCGCACGGTACGCGTCAAGGACGCCGAGGGCGACGTCCTCATGGACCTCGACCTGGCCGCGGAGAAACTCATCCTCGCCCGCCTCCAGACTCACTACCCGCACGACCGGATCCTGTCCGAGGAGGCCGGCCTGCTCGACGCCGTCGGCCGCCGCACCTGGCTGGTCGATCCGCTCGACGGCAGCAACAACGTCGCGATCGGCCTGACCGCGTACGCCGTGGGCATCGGACTGTGCGTGGACGGCGCGCCGGTCGTCGGCGTGGTGCACGAACCGGTCACCGGCTCCACCTGGCGGGCCGTCCGCGGCCAGGGCGCGTCCTGCGGCGTCGACCGGCTGCCGGGGCCGCCCGGCGCGATGCCGCGCAGCGGGCCGGTGGTGGCCTGGACCCAGGGCCACGCGGTGGGCCGGGCCGACCCGGTGGCCGCGGGACTGCGCGGCCAACTGGAGTGCCGCACCCGGCGGACGCTCCAGCTCTGGGCCCCGCTGCTGGGCTGGAGCATGCTGGCGCGCGGCGCGATCGACGGCTTCGTCGGCTACCGCGCCGAGGGCATCGACTTCCCCGCGGGCGCCCTGCTGGCCACCGAGACCGGCGTGGAGTTCCGCACGCTGACCGGCGACCCCTTCACGGTGAGCTCCACAGGACCGGACACCGACCGCAGCTTCGTCGCCGCCCGCGGCGACACCCTGACCTACCTGCTCGACGTGGTCGCCCGCGCGCGGACGAGCTGA
- a CDS encoding MBL fold metallo-hydrolase has protein sequence MFFIDTIEVAGLGNRSYLAGGERTAVAVDPPRDIDQVLAAAARRGVRISHVVETHLHNDYVTGGLELARVTGAGYLVPAGARVSYPHVPVHDGDRHEIDAAAGLALRALATPGHTPHHTSYALEQNGLAAAVFTGGSLLIGTVGRPDLVEPRLTERLARAQHASAHRLAAELPDGAAVLPTHGFGSFCSAGQTAGESTTIGRERASNAALTRDVDTFVADLLAGLDDIPAYYTHMGPTNAAGPAPVDLTPPAVADGEEIAARLAAGEWVVDLRNRVAFAEGHVAGSFNFEAEGQLATYLAWLLPWGKPVTLLAASPEQLAAAQRELVRVGIDRPAAAATGAPAHWVRQGEAPASFPRATFAELAARRAPGIVVLDVRRNAERAGGHLAQSVHIPLHDLHRRLHEVPEGQVWVHCAGGMRAAIAASMLDAAGRDVVAVDDSLDSAEQAGLLTGRTR, from the coding sequence GTGTTCTTCATCGACACGATCGAGGTGGCCGGGCTCGGCAACCGCAGTTACCTGGCCGGAGGCGAGCGGACGGCGGTGGCGGTCGACCCGCCGCGCGACATCGACCAGGTGCTCGCGGCGGCCGCGCGGCGCGGAGTGCGGATATCCCACGTCGTCGAGACGCATCTGCACAACGACTACGTCACCGGCGGCCTGGAGCTGGCCCGCGTCACGGGCGCCGGCTACCTCGTCCCCGCCGGGGCCCGCGTCTCCTACCCGCACGTGCCCGTGCACGACGGCGACCGCCACGAGATCGACGCCGCGGCCGGCCTGGCGCTGCGCGCGCTGGCCACGCCCGGGCACACCCCGCACCACACCTCCTACGCGCTGGAGCAGAACGGCCTGGCCGCCGCGGTGTTCACCGGCGGCTCACTGCTGATCGGCACGGTGGGCCGGCCCGACCTGGTCGAGCCCCGGCTGACCGAACGCCTCGCCCGGGCCCAGCACGCCTCGGCCCACCGGCTGGCCGCCGAGCTGCCGGACGGCGCGGCAGTGCTGCCCACGCACGGCTTCGGCAGCTTCTGCTCCGCAGGCCAGACGGCGGGCGAGTCCACCACGATCGGCCGGGAGCGGGCGTCCAACGCGGCCCTCACCCGTGACGTCGACACCTTCGTCGCCGATCTGCTCGCCGGCCTGGACGACATTCCCGCGTACTACACGCACATGGGTCCGACCAACGCCGCCGGCCCGGCGCCGGTCGACCTGACCCCGCCCGCCGTCGCCGACGGCGAGGAGATCGCCGCACGGCTGGCCGCCGGGGAGTGGGTGGTGGATCTCCGCAACCGGGTCGCCTTCGCCGAGGGCCACGTGGCGGGTTCGTTCAACTTCGAGGCCGAGGGGCAGCTCGCCACCTACCTGGCCTGGCTGCTGCCGTGGGGCAAGCCGGTGACCCTGCTCGCCGCTTCACCCGAACAACTGGCCGCCGCACAGCGCGAGTTGGTCCGGGTCGGGATCGACCGCCCGGCCGCCGCGGCCACCGGGGCACCCGCGCACTGGGTTCGACAGGGCGAGGCCCCGGCCTCCTTCCCGCGGGCCACCTTCGCCGAACTCGCCGCCCGTCGCGCGCCCGGCATCGTGGTCCTGGACGTCCGCCGGAACGCCGAGCGAGCGGGCGGTCACCTTGCGCAGTCGGTCCACATCCCGCTCCATGACCTGCATCGCCGTCTCCACGAGGTTCCGGAAGGCCAGGTGTGGGTGCACTGCGCCGGCGGCATGCGCGCCGCCATCGCCGCCTCCATGCTGGACGCCGCCGGGCGCGACGTCGTCGCCGTCGACGACTCCCTCGACTCGGCCGAGCAGGCCGGGCTGCTCACGGGCCGCACGCGCTGA